The following proteins are encoded in a genomic region of Leptospira fainei serovar Hurstbridge str. BUT 6:
- a CDS encoding DsbA family protein, translated as MELPRPTSKHSLIYVADPLCPWSYGFGQSILKLKSKYEDKIDFSLVLGGFRFGPDIESFTPEMTDRLRYLWKDVERASGRSFQYEILNRRDLVFDSEPACRAVITAQRLAPILTFEYLNALSFSFHAAGQDPTDLNTFLSVASDLSINKSDFEELYRSEETSLETKNDFNYGFLLGVTGFPTLVFSDGLERGILTKGFLPYEEVESIFADYFRSIGQF; from the coding sequence GTGGAACTCCCTCGCCCTACTAGCAAGCATTCTCTAATTTACGTCGCAGACCCGCTCTGTCCCTGGTCATATGGATTCGGCCAGTCCATTCTTAAACTAAAAAGTAAATACGAGGACAAAATCGATTTTTCATTGGTCTTGGGAGGATTTAGATTCGGACCCGATATCGAATCATTTACGCCGGAAATGACCGATCGCCTTCGATATCTTTGGAAAGATGTGGAAAGAGCATCCGGTCGCAGTTTTCAGTATGAAATTCTAAACCGACGAGATCTGGTATTCGATTCGGAACCTGCGTGCCGTGCAGTCATCACTGCGCAGCGATTAGCTCCTATCCTTACTTTTGAGTATTTGAACGCGCTTTCTTTCAGTTTCCACGCTGCCGGACAAGATCCTACCGATTTGAATACGTTTCTTTCCGTCGCCTCCGACTTATCCATTAATAAATCCGATTTCGAAGAACTCTACCGAAGCGAAGAAACGTCTCTCGAAACCAAAAACGATTTCAATTATGGATTTCTTTTGGGAGTAACCGGATTTCCAACGCTCGTGTTTTCGGACGGTTTGGAGAGAGGAATCCTCACAAAAGGATTCTTGCCGTACGAAGAAGTAGAGTCAATTTTCGCAGATTACTTTCGTTCAATCGGACAATTTTAA
- a CDS encoding zinc-dependent alcohol dehydrogenase, whose translation MQQLQFVKKRTLEWSEVPEPKITGKNQALVKPLAVSRCDLDLPILRGQTLFRPPFPVGHEFVGEIVQTSSEITDLFPVGTRVAVPFQISCGYCHYCETGQSKSCSTVSHTSAYGMGKGGKEFGGALSDLVGVPYAKEMLVPFSSKTDPAAIASINDNLVESWKLAGLFLNQNKNLRILILGGFASSIGLYTAALSKHMGAAEIVYLDADKKRLDLAASFGVRVEQVAKFPKSFGKFDIVADASGSPEGWDCGLRSLDVDGIFGSASIFWTNTLPIPYLDLYNNGASIRIGRVRSREWIPEILRLVEEEGFDPSKVTTKKASWKDAAEAFLEEETKLIVVR comes from the coding sequence ATGCAGCAACTACAATTTGTCAAAAAACGGACCCTCGAATGGTCGGAAGTACCCGAACCGAAAATTACCGGCAAAAATCAGGCATTGGTTAAGCCGCTCGCCGTTTCTCGGTGCGATCTGGATCTCCCGATTTTACGAGGACAGACTTTATTTCGTCCTCCGTTTCCGGTCGGACACGAGTTTGTGGGCGAGATTGTTCAGACAAGTTCCGAAATAACGGATCTATTTCCGGTAGGGACAAGAGTGGCAGTCCCGTTTCAGATATCATGTGGGTATTGCCATTATTGTGAAACCGGACAATCAAAAAGCTGTTCTACCGTATCTCATACGAGCGCTTACGGAATGGGAAAGGGGGGGAAGGAATTCGGAGGAGCCTTATCGGATTTGGTAGGAGTTCCTTATGCGAAGGAAATGCTCGTCCCTTTTTCATCGAAGACGGACCCTGCTGCAATCGCTAGCATCAACGATAATCTAGTGGAATCGTGGAAATTAGCCGGGTTATTTCTGAATCAAAATAAGAATCTTAGAATCTTAATTTTGGGGGGTTTTGCTTCGAGTATCGGACTGTACACCGCCGCTCTATCCAAACATATGGGAGCAGCCGAAATCGTTTATTTAGATGCCGACAAGAAGAGATTGGATTTGGCAGCTTCCTTCGGAGTTCGAGTGGAGCAAGTCGCGAAGTTTCCAAAAAGTTTCGGAAAATTTGATATAGTTGCGGACGCTAGCGGAAGCCCGGAAGGATGGGATTGCGGTTTACGTTCGCTCGACGTGGATGGAATTTTCGGTTCCGCCTCCATTTTTTGGACGAACACTTTGCCGATTCCTTATTTAGATCTTTATAATAATGGAGCGTCTATCCGTATAGGTCGAGTCCGATCAAGGGAATGGATTCCGGAAATATTGCGTCTTGTAGAAGAGGAAGGTTTCGATCCTTCCAAGGTCACGACTAAAAAGGCGAGTTGGAAGGATGCAGCCGAAGCATTCCTGGAGGAAGAAACCAAATTGATCGTCGTCAGGTAA
- a CDS encoding TetR/AcrR family transcriptional regulator codes for MEKKKDLIVNHEGPYERLLGTAVRLIYSQGYAGTSVNQVIGESDSHKASFYRYFQTKEDLGKEYLKIQAANFQNSWERLMSRSANPVEFINRWMALLNKQVRAKKYFGCPLARFMGSLDQPDQVWTNQSAEILESWIHCLEIYFEENKSKGLLPQTFPARKKAERLMKLFQGNSQFYMITGNSKFFKELEEEMIGELT; via the coding sequence ATGGAAAAAAAGAAAGATTTGATCGTAAATCACGAAGGTCCTTACGAGCGTCTTTTAGGAACCGCGGTTAGATTAATCTATTCCCAAGGATATGCGGGGACTTCCGTAAATCAGGTAATCGGGGAATCAGACTCGCACAAGGCGAGTTTTTACAGATATTTTCAGACGAAAGAAGACTTAGGCAAAGAATACTTAAAAATCCAAGCGGCCAATTTTCAAAATAGCTGGGAACGATTGATGTCGAGATCCGCGAATCCGGTCGAATTTATAAATCGGTGGATGGCCTTGTTAAATAAACAGGTACGCGCAAAAAAATATTTCGGATGCCCTCTTGCAAGATTTATGGGAAGTTTAGATCAACCCGACCAAGTTTGGACAAATCAGAGCGCCGAAATATTAGAATCGTGGATTCATTGCTTGGAAATTTATTTTGAAGAAAATAAATCCAAAGGTTTATTGCCTCAAACATTTCCTGCCCGAAAAAAGGCGGAACGCTTGATGAAATTATTTCAAGGCAATTCCCAATTTTATATGATAACCGGGAATTCGAAATTCTTTAAAGAATTGGAGGAAGAAATGATCGGAGAATTAACGTAA
- a CDS encoding phage holin family protein produces the protein MARLLLSLALQSLVILYVFPLINPLFRLSGSFWDALIIALFFGFLNFVLRWFLVIFTLGLGYLVYILTLGLAGLIVNAVVLLVIGDIFPGKIFVPSFFSAFLGGAVLALANYVAKREASDEDSTRNRT, from the coding sequence ATGGCCAGATTACTTCTTTCTTTAGCGCTTCAATCGTTAGTTATCCTTTATGTGTTTCCCTTAATAAATCCGCTCTTTCGACTTTCGGGGAGCTTTTGGGATGCGCTGATTATTGCTTTGTTTTTCGGATTTCTAAATTTCGTGTTGAGATGGTTCTTAGTGATTTTCACTTTGGGCTTGGGTTATTTAGTTTATATTCTGACTCTCGGTCTAGCCGGATTGATCGTTAATGCGGTCGTTCTACTGGTAATCGGGGATATTTTTCCAGGAAAGATTTTTGTACCTAGCTTTTTCTCGGCTTTCTTGGGCGGAGCGGTTCTCGCGCTGGCAAACTACGTGGCGAAGCGAGAAGCAAGCGACGAGGATTCGACTCGGAATCGGACTTAG
- a CDS encoding crotonase/enoyl-CoA hydratase family protein, with product MSTNNLILTEKRNHVFLIGLNRPEERNAMNTEMLNRLSEAYSEFEDDPELRCAVLYANGMHFTLGLELNDVAETIKKKKAYTYSEHHIDPWDNGATKRVRTKPIVCAVHGFCFTLGIELLLACDVRIAAEKTRFAQVEVQRGIMPFGGATFRFVKSAGWGNAMRYILTGDDFSAEEAFRMGLVQEIVPKKELLQRAIAIAERISEQAPLAVQAAIASARKAILEGESNAAKDLLPVTLRLMESEDGAEGVRSFLEKRKGKFRGR from the coding sequence ATGTCCACTAACAATCTTATTCTGACTGAAAAACGAAATCATGTTTTCTTAATCGGATTAAATCGCCCCGAGGAAAGGAATGCGATGAATACCGAAATGCTAAATCGATTAAGCGAAGCATACTCCGAGTTCGAAGATGATCCCGAATTGAGGTGCGCGGTATTGTACGCGAATGGAATGCATTTTACGTTAGGTTTGGAATTAAACGACGTTGCGGAAACCATAAAGAAGAAAAAGGCCTATACCTATTCCGAACATCATATCGACCCTTGGGACAACGGAGCTACTAAGCGAGTAAGAACTAAGCCGATCGTTTGCGCAGTTCATGGATTTTGTTTTACACTCGGTATAGAGTTGCTATTAGCCTGCGATGTTCGAATCGCAGCCGAGAAGACTAGATTCGCTCAGGTTGAAGTTCAGAGAGGTATTATGCCGTTCGGAGGGGCCACGTTTCGGTTCGTAAAATCCGCGGGATGGGGAAATGCCATGCGCTACATTCTCACGGGAGACGATTTTTCCGCCGAAGAAGCGTTTCGGATGGGGTTAGTGCAAGAGATCGTTCCTAAAAAGGAACTCTTACAAAGAGCAATTGCAATTGCCGAAAGAATTTCCGAGCAAGCGCCTCTCGCAGTCCAAGCCGCAATCGCCTCGGCGAGAAAAGCGATATTGGAAGGAGAATCTAACGCTGCGAAAGATCTACTTCCCGTAACGTTACGGTTAATGGAAAGCGAAGACGGAGCCGAGGGAGTTCGTTCTTTTCTCGAAAAAAGAAAAGGGAAATTTCGAGGCAGGTGA
- a CDS encoding tetratricopeptide repeat protein, whose product MDPRLRTALERLKQGDSEGAKEVLQAWIISDPRDPQAYFHLGMCLSQLGELALAEEQLQKCLQLEPGHVQAWVGLGVLYARRKDKPKAEFHLSKALELDDTDVFARKNLAAVYTGASKFDQALELLKGLPDEAVDDSPTLYALAICYVRTNRFPQARETFQKLEAVGIPDQVKKEYLQLKQLLEEKQFEQGGIWSFLKTQDDENA is encoded by the coding sequence ATGGATCCTAGACTTAGAACCGCCTTAGAACGTTTAAAGCAAGGGGACTCCGAAGGTGCGAAGGAAGTCCTACAGGCGTGGATCATATCGGATCCTCGCGACCCTCAAGCCTATTTTCACCTCGGAATGTGCCTGTCTCAGCTTGGAGAACTTGCCCTTGCAGAGGAACAGCTTCAAAAGTGCCTGCAATTAGAGCCGGGGCATGTCCAAGCTTGGGTGGGTCTCGGCGTTTTATATGCAAGACGAAAGGATAAGCCTAAGGCCGAATTTCATCTTTCCAAAGCTTTGGAACTGGACGATACGGATGTCTTTGCACGTAAAAATCTTGCGGCAGTCTATACGGGCGCTTCAAAATTCGACCAGGCTTTAGAACTATTAAAGGGCTTACCCGATGAGGCCGTCGACGATTCGCCGACTTTGTATGCGTTAGCGATTTGTTACGTTCGTACGAATCGATTTCCCCAGGCGAGAGAAACATTCCAAAAATTGGAAGCGGTAGGAATTCCTGATCAAGTGAAGAAGGAATATTTACAACTCAAGCAGCTCTTAGAGGAAAAACAATTCGAACAAGGCGGAATCTGGAGTTTTCTTAAAACCCAGGACGATGAAAATGCGTAA